Proteins encoded in a region of the Candidatus Neptunochlamydia vexilliferae genome:
- a CDS encoding IS1634 family transposase codes for MYIETSKFKTKSGKIYSSTLLRQSYREGKKVKKRTIANLSKCSPDEIEAIKLALKHKLDLANLGSFDESVKCQEGLSVGAVWTVLEVAKRLGIVNALGSSRDGKLALWQVIARVIDQGSRLSAVRLANTHAMASAIGIEKGFNEDALYQNLAWLNDNQERIEQKLFKLRKEQSSNLFLYDVTSSYLEGDKNELADWGYNRDKKKGKKQIVVGLLCDDEGEPISTEIFKGNTSDLTTFYSQIEKAKKRFGCEKVTFVGDRGMIKRTQIKALEENGFQYITAISKKEIETLIKKDHIQLEFFSKELYEVELDGVRYILRKNPRRAEELDQNRVRKRAAIKKLILDRNQYLEEHPKAKVETAVKTVNAKIKKLKVDGHLSLETEERTLVLKLSEEKLKEESRLDGCYIIKTDLKQSEADKQVAHDRYKDLAFVESAFRTSKSTLELRPVHVRTAESTHGHVFVVMMAYMIMKNLDMLWKEIDTTVAEGLKSLSTLTTIEVTLNDQTKFEKVPEPRAQNRALLGAAGVSIPKIIPRNDAHVATKKQTRKSAKKT; via the coding sequence ATGTACATTGAAACAAGCAAATTCAAAACTAAATCGGGCAAAATTTATAGCTCTACCCTGCTTCGACAATCTTATAGAGAAGGCAAGAAAGTTAAAAAACGAACAATCGCCAACCTCAGCAAATGCTCCCCCGATGAGATCGAAGCGATTAAACTTGCCTTAAAGCATAAGCTCGATTTAGCAAACCTAGGTTCATTTGATGAATCTGTAAAGTGCCAAGAAGGGCTGTCCGTAGGGGCTGTTTGGACTGTTTTAGAAGTTGCCAAAAGGCTGGGGATTGTTAACGCTTTGGGAAGTTCAAGAGATGGCAAGCTTGCGCTTTGGCAAGTGATCGCTAGAGTCATTGATCAAGGGTCTCGGCTATCAGCTGTTCGCTTAGCAAATACACATGCAATGGCATCGGCAATTGGGATAGAAAAAGGGTTTAACGAAGATGCACTTTATCAAAACCTTGCATGGCTAAACGATAACCAGGAGAGGATCGAGCAAAAGCTTTTTAAGCTTCGAAAAGAGCAATCTTCAAATTTATTTCTCTATGATGTTACAAGCTCATATCTTGAGGGAGATAAAAACGAGCTAGCAGACTGGGGCTACAATAGAGATAAAAAAAAGGGAAAGAAACAAATTGTTGTGGGACTTCTATGTGATGACGAAGGGGAGCCAATTTCCACAGAAATCTTCAAAGGAAACACCAGCGATCTTACAACTTTTTACTCCCAAATAGAAAAAGCCAAAAAGCGATTTGGGTGCGAAAAGGTCACCTTTGTAGGGGATCGAGGGATGATCAAAAGAACGCAAATCAAAGCGCTAGAAGAGAATGGCTTTCAATACATTACTGCGATTTCCAAAAAAGAGATAGAGACCCTCATAAAAAAAGACCATATCCAACTCGAGTTCTTCAGCAAAGAGTTGTATGAAGTAGAGCTCGATGGAGTAAGATATATTCTTCGGAAAAACCCTAGACGTGCTGAAGAGCTCGATCAAAACCGTGTAAGAAAAAGAGCTGCGATTAAGAAACTCATCTTAGACAGGAACCAGTACCTTGAAGAGCACCCAAAAGCAAAAGTAGAAACTGCTGTTAAAACAGTAAATGCCAAAATAAAAAAATTAAAAGTAGACGGTCACTTATCTCTGGAAACCGAAGAGCGAACCCTTGTTCTCAAGCTTAGTGAGGAAAAGCTTAAAGAAGAAAGCCGACTTGATGGGTGCTACATAATAAAAACTGACCTAAAGCAATCAGAGGCGGATAAGCAAGTAGCCCATGACAGGTATAAAGACTTAGCATTTGTCGAGTCTGCATTTCGCACCTCTAAGTCAACTTTAGAGCTCAGACCAGTTCATGTAAGGACTGCTGAAAGTACACATGGCCACGTGTTTGTTGTGATGATGGCCTATATGATTATGAAAAATCTGGACATGCTCTGGAAGGAAATCGACACTACGGTCGCAGAGGGGCTTAAGAGCCTCTCAACACTTACAACAATAGAAGTTACCCTAAACGATCAAACAAAATTTGAGAAGGTCCCAGAACCAAGAGCTCAAAACCGAGCACTTTTAGGAGCAGCGGGAGTTAGCATTCCAAAAATCATACCTAGGAATGATGCTCATGTAGCCACTAAAAAACAGACAAGAAAGTCTGCGAAAAAGACTTAA
- a CDS encoding SWIM zinc finger family protein codes for MWENYTPSKPLPVEGGIKSHSRKGEFTKSWWGKRWIDALESFEDAKRLTRGRSYARKGQVLDIHVSKGSFSADVQGSRKEPYQVTIEMEELSESAWQLVLEALAKKAIYTAELLAGKLPQDIEVLFQEVRVPLLPSSYADLSTDCSCPDWSNPCKHVAAVLYLLAEELDRDPFLLFHLRGMERETFLNKLEALSFDTSLPLKKEVEKATPLSPDPEMFWTQGKIDEEWLAGGFEKPPQEGTLLKSLGKFPFWRGEKDLPTALAALYKEASQKGLELLDPREA; via the coding sequence ATGTGGGAAAACTATACACCTTCAAAACCCCTTCCCGTTGAAGGGGGGATCAAAAGTCACTCCAGGAAAGGAGAGTTTACAAAAAGTTGGTGGGGCAAGCGGTGGATTGATGCGCTCGAGTCCTTTGAAGATGCAAAAAGGCTCACGAGGGGGCGCTCCTACGCCAGAAAGGGGCAAGTTCTCGACATCCACGTTTCCAAAGGGTCATTCTCTGCAGACGTTCAGGGATCAAGAAAAGAGCCCTACCAAGTCACCATTGAAATGGAAGAGCTCTCCGAAAGTGCCTGGCAGCTCGTCCTAGAGGCCCTTGCAAAAAAAGCAATCTACACCGCGGAGCTCCTTGCGGGGAAGCTTCCCCAAGACATCGAGGTCCTTTTCCAAGAGGTAAGGGTGCCCCTTCTTCCCTCCAGTTATGCAGACCTCTCGACCGATTGTAGCTGCCCCGATTGGTCGAACCCCTGCAAACACGTCGCTGCAGTGCTCTACCTTTTAGCAGAAGAGCTCGATCGGGACCCCTTCCTCCTCTTCCACCTTAGAGGGATGGAAAGGGAAACCTTTCTCAATAAGCTTGAAGCGCTCTCCTTCGATACCTCCCTCCCTCTTAAAAAGGAGGTAGAAAAAGCCACCCCCCTTTCACCCGATCCCGAAATGTTCTGGACCCAAGGGAAGATCGATGAAGAGTGGCTTGCAGGAGGCTTTGAGAAGCCTCCTCAAGAGGGGACCCTCCTCAAAAGCCTAGGGAAGTTTCCCTTCTGGCGAGGAGAAAAGGACTTGCCAACAGCTCTAGCAGCTCTCTATAAAGAGGCCTCCCAAAAGGGGCTAGAGCTTCTTGATCCTCGTGAGGCATGA
- a CDS encoding DEAD/DEAH box helicase, whose translation MIILHGAIDGGKFFLWGEKLISRGHFPKKSRGRRPLNPPPEVHPFGLGWEELEGALGKIASRRERGLMWLPSYSRAPLPSSSLLGELPAEQQEKEVSLSPWMVEICPFSPGEIISFLVNGKGRKMIAPGVVLGEEFSFLGELARFTLSLLVRQRYLPTLFQEKGLRAGWEPIFMGRDKERMAQLRKALPPCCRALSPSLKKKEPPSMGDEERLLTFIKKGLWEMISSVNREISSGEGKSDHDIWLDSLGATSPSLSLPNKEGLLLAKGIEQWQQPLKNAGLSPFKFCFRLEEPIEEEGKELEWKVAYLLQSYEDPSLILTIEDVWNPKGAKRKVVNRSDFNARQFILTSLGVGLGVCDRISKSLDVAVPKDFSLNSKDAIDFLNQEAPLLEELGFGVICPNWWKKGAMNLSSKAFISSPFQEDRKQSIWEALNVEWKMYLGQLPISKEELYELALLKDPIIKMRGHWVLLNQDQIQKAVDFLEKNPCQPKSLLDLMQLDAGVEQSTYGIEVEGVEAEGWIKDFLQTLKSDASIELIDPPKGFQGMLRPYQLRGYSWMSFLQKWQLGACLADDMGLGKTPQTLAMLMEGWEKENKPSLLVCPTSLTGNWSREGEKFVPDLPIYVHHGPDRLKGKNFEQKVKDTGLVITSYALLHRDSDLLKEVNWRGVILDEAQNIKNAGTKQAKAACTLEGNYRLALTGTPVENNVGDLWSLMHFLNPGYLGTEDQFRETFFKPIQMEKDPQKTKMLKQLTKPLILRRLKTDRSIISDLPEKIEMNSYCSLTPEQVSLYESVVADANGVLDTKEGIDRKGVILATLSKLKQICNHPANFLKDEGVLEGRSGKLARLEETLEEIYAVGDKCLIFTQYTGMGELLKKHIEENHGKETLFLHGGVKKKERDKMVEAFQKEKGGPSVFLLSIKAGGVGLTLTQANHVIHFDRWWNPAVENQATDRAFRIGQKKNVMVHKLISTGTIEEKIDEMIASKKEVAENVVGEGEGWLTELSTENLKELWKLQSKVVA comes from the coding sequence GTGATTATTTTACATGGTGCGATTGATGGGGGGAAGTTTTTTCTTTGGGGAGAGAAGCTGATTTCCAGAGGACACTTTCCAAAGAAGTCCCGAGGAAGGCGTCCTTTGAACCCTCCTCCAGAAGTCCATCCGTTTGGACTGGGCTGGGAAGAGCTTGAAGGGGCTTTAGGCAAAATAGCCTCTAGGCGGGAGCGGGGGCTTATGTGGCTTCCCTCTTACTCTAGAGCCCCTCTCCCCTCAAGCTCTCTTTTAGGAGAACTTCCAGCTGAGCAGCAAGAAAAAGAGGTAAGCCTCTCCCCATGGATGGTTGAGATATGCCCATTTTCTCCTGGAGAAATTATTTCTTTTCTTGTGAATGGGAAGGGAAGGAAAATGATTGCTCCTGGGGTTGTTTTAGGGGAGGAATTTTCCTTTTTAGGAGAACTTGCAAGGTTTACCCTTTCTCTTTTAGTTCGGCAACGCTACCTTCCAACCCTTTTTCAAGAAAAGGGGCTTAGAGCTGGTTGGGAGCCTATTTTTATGGGGAGGGATAAAGAGAGGATGGCGCAGCTCAGGAAAGCTCTTCCCCCTTGTTGCCGCGCTTTATCCCCTTCATTAAAGAAGAAAGAGCCTCCTTCTATGGGAGATGAAGAGAGACTTCTGACTTTTATTAAGAAAGGACTTTGGGAGATGATCTCTTCAGTAAATAGGGAGATTTCTTCAGGAGAGGGAAAAAGTGATCATGATATTTGGCTTGATAGTTTAGGAGCGACAAGTCCTTCTTTGTCATTGCCAAATAAGGAAGGGCTTCTCCTAGCTAAGGGAATTGAGCAGTGGCAGCAACCCTTGAAAAATGCAGGGCTTTCCCCCTTTAAATTCTGCTTCAGGCTAGAAGAGCCTATAGAAGAAGAGGGAAAAGAGCTTGAATGGAAGGTTGCCTACTTACTTCAGTCCTACGAAGACCCCAGTTTGATTTTAACGATTGAAGATGTTTGGAACCCCAAAGGGGCAAAAAGAAAAGTGGTGAATCGCTCTGACTTTAATGCAAGGCAATTTATCCTTACCTCTCTTGGTGTGGGATTAGGGGTTTGTGACCGTATTAGCAAAAGTTTAGATGTTGCTGTGCCCAAAGATTTCTCCTTAAACTCTAAGGACGCTATTGATTTCTTAAACCAGGAAGCCCCCCTTTTAGAGGAGCTTGGCTTTGGGGTGATTTGTCCAAATTGGTGGAAGAAGGGGGCGATGAACCTCTCTTCCAAAGCTTTTATAAGCAGTCCATTTCAAGAGGATAGAAAGCAGTCGATTTGGGAGGCGCTTAATGTGGAATGGAAGATGTATTTGGGACAGCTTCCTATTTCAAAGGAAGAGCTTTATGAGCTTGCCCTTTTAAAGGACCCCATCATTAAAATGCGGGGACACTGGGTTCTTTTGAATCAAGACCAAATTCAGAAAGCAGTCGATTTTTTAGAGAAAAACCCATGCCAGCCGAAGAGTCTTCTCGACCTGATGCAGCTTGATGCAGGAGTTGAGCAGTCCACTTACGGGATCGAGGTAGAGGGAGTTGAGGCAGAAGGGTGGATTAAAGACTTCTTGCAAACGCTCAAAAGTGATGCATCTATTGAGCTTATCGATCCTCCAAAAGGGTTTCAAGGGATGCTCCGCCCCTATCAACTCCGAGGATACTCATGGATGTCCTTTCTCCAAAAGTGGCAGTTAGGAGCTTGTTTAGCCGATGATATGGGACTCGGCAAGACTCCCCAGACCTTGGCTATGTTGATGGAAGGGTGGGAAAAGGAAAACAAGCCCTCCCTACTGGTCTGTCCGACCTCTCTCACGGGTAATTGGAGCCGAGAAGGGGAAAAGTTTGTTCCCGATCTTCCTATTTATGTTCACCATGGTCCTGACCGGCTCAAAGGGAAAAACTTTGAGCAGAAAGTAAAGGATACGGGACTTGTTATCACCAGCTATGCTTTGCTCCACCGAGATAGCGACCTCCTTAAAGAGGTCAATTGGAGAGGGGTTATTTTGGATGAGGCCCAAAACATCAAAAATGCTGGAACCAAACAGGCAAAAGCGGCATGTACCCTTGAGGGAAATTATCGCCTCGCCTTAACGGGAACCCCGGTCGAAAACAATGTAGGAGACCTTTGGTCTTTGATGCACTTCCTAAACCCTGGGTACCTGGGAACCGAAGACCAGTTTCGGGAAACCTTCTTTAAACCGATCCAGATGGAAAAAGATCCTCAAAAGACAAAAATGCTAAAACAGCTCACAAAACCCCTTATTTTAAGAAGGCTGAAAACAGACCGCTCGATTATCTCTGACTTGCCCGAGAAGATAGAGATGAACAGTTACTGTTCGCTTACCCCCGAGCAGGTTTCTTTGTATGAATCGGTTGTTGCTGATGCAAATGGGGTGCTTGATACCAAAGAAGGAATCGATAGAAAAGGGGTGATCTTAGCCACCCTTTCAAAGCTCAAGCAGATCTGTAACCATCCTGCAAACTTTCTCAAAGATGAGGGAGTCCTAGAAGGACGTTCGGGAAAACTTGCGCGCTTAGAGGAAACCCTTGAAGAGATCTATGCAGTCGGCGATAAATGTTTGATCTTCACCCAATATACTGGAATGGGAGAACTTCTAAAAAAACATATCGAGGAAAACCATGGAAAAGAAACTCTATTCCTCCATGGAGGAGTGAAGAAAAAAGAGCGGGATAAAATGGTAGAGGCGTTCCAAAAAGAAAAAGGGGGACCTTCTGTTTTCCTCCTATCAATAAAGGCGGGAGGGGTCGGTTTAACCCTAACGCAAGCCAACCATGTCATCCACTTCGACCGGTGGTGGAACCCCGCCGTAGAAAATCAGGCAACCGACCGGGCGTTTAGAATCGGGCAAAAGAAAAATGTGATGGTTCACAAGTTGATTTCAACAGGGACGATCGAAGAGAAGATCGATGAGATGATCGCTAGCAAAAAAGAAGTCGCTGAAAATGTTGTCGGAGAGGGAGAAGGTTGGCTCACCGAACTTTCAACAGAAAATCTTAAAGAGCTTTGGAAACTCCAGTCCAAGGTCGTAGCATAA
- a CDS encoding group II intron maturase-specific domain-containing protein, giving the protein MRPFLHRELPFKVKIRQLTRRNRSINMEERINELSKYMKGWRGYFGYCETSSIFKELDRWIRRRLRCIHWKQWKTFKKRRKELIKLGIKEKDAVWAAMSSRGPWMLSHIPQVRRALSIKYFKEAGLPTLAPV; this is encoded by the coding sequence ATACGACCTTTTCTCCATCGGGAACTTCCATTCAAAGTCAAAATAAGGCAACTTACCAGGCGAAACCGAAGCATAAATATGGAGGAAAGGATTAATGAGTTATCAAAATATATGAAAGGGTGGCGAGGCTACTTTGGATATTGCGAAACCTCATCAATCTTCAAGGAGCTAGATAGATGGATACGTCGTCGCCTAAGATGCATCCATTGGAAGCAATGGAAAACATTTAAGAAGCGAAGAAAGGAACTAATCAAACTAGGCATCAAAGAGAAAGATGCCGTATGGGCAGCCATGAGTTCGAGAGGTCCTTGGATGTTAAGTCACATTCCTCAGGTAAGGAGAGCTCTAAGTATCAAGTATTTCAAGGAAGCAGGATTGCCAACACTTGCTCCTGTATAG